A stretch of Candidatus Rokuibacteriota bacterium DNA encodes these proteins:
- a CDS encoding acyl-CoA dehydrogenase family protein, which translates to MMVELTAEQEAIRQTVNRICREHLAPRAADMDRTGEFPWDILAEFANAGLTSMFFPVEYGGLGKDLVTSTMVVEEISKFNTATAHTFTGIASSRLPLLIAGSEEQKRRYMPRLIRETGITCLSITEPNAGSDVAGMETRAERDGDSYVLNGRKCFATNGSVAALYFIFAVTQPGAGARGISCFLVERGTPGLTSGRIEDKVGLRASNVSELILEDVRVPAANRIGAEGEGFRICMLALDKARLDAAALGVGLAQGALDYAVRYAKSRVQFNQPVADFQGMQFLFADMATSLAAARALTYQAARRMEHGDPATSHFCAMAKLFASDMAMKVTVDAVQALGGYGVVRDHPVERMMRDAKILQIFDGTNQIQRVIIARGLLR; encoded by the coding sequence ATCATGGTCGAGCTCACGGCAGAACAGGAGGCGATCCGGCAGACCGTGAACAGGATCTGCCGCGAGCACCTCGCTCCCAGGGCCGCGGACATGGACAGGACCGGCGAGTTCCCCTGGGACATCCTCGCGGAGTTCGCGAACGCGGGCCTCACCAGCATGTTCTTCCCGGTGGAGTACGGAGGGCTGGGCAAGGACCTCGTCACCAGCACGATGGTGGTCGAGGAGATCTCGAAGTTCAACACGGCCACCGCCCACACCTTCACCGGCATCGCGAGCAGCCGGCTCCCCCTCCTGATCGCGGGGAGCGAGGAGCAGAAGCGACGCTACATGCCCAGGCTCATCCGCGAGACGGGGATCACCTGCCTGTCCATCACCGAGCCGAATGCGGGCTCCGACGTGGCAGGGATGGAGACGCGCGCGGAGCGGGACGGCGACAGCTACGTCCTGAACGGGCGCAAATGCTTCGCGACGAACGGCTCGGTGGCGGCGCTGTACTTCATCTTCGCGGTGACCCAGCCGGGGGCCGGGGCGCGCGGGATCTCCTGCTTCCTCGTGGAACGCGGAACGCCGGGCCTGACGTCCGGCCGGATCGAGGACAAGGTGGGGCTCAGGGCCTCGAACGTCTCCGAGCTGATCCTCGAGGACGTGCGCGTTCCCGCGGCGAACCGGATCGGCGCCGAGGGGGAAGGGTTCCGGATCTGCATGCTCGCCCTCGACAAGGCCCGGCTCGACGCCGCGGCCCTGGGCGTGGGGCTCGCCCAGGGCGCCCTCGACTACGCGGTCCGGTACGCCAAGTCTCGCGTGCAGTTCAACCAGCCGGTGGCCGACTTCCAGGGGATGCAGTTCCTCTTCGCCGATATGGCCACGAGCCTGGCAGCCGCCCGCGCGCTCACGTACCAGGCCGCGCGGCGGATGGAGCACGGGGACCCCGCCACCAGTCACTTCTGCGCCATGGCAAAGCTCTTCGCCTCGGACATGGCCATGAAGGTCACCGTGGACGCCGTCCAGGCGCTGGGCGGATACGGCGTGGTGAGAGATCATCCCGTGGAGCGGATGATGCGGGACGCGAAGATCCTCCAGATCTTCGACGGCACGAACCAGATCCAGCGGGTGATCATCGCGCGGGGCCTCCTCCGGTGA
- a CDS encoding TVP38/TMEM64 family protein, giving the protein MNSRRGVLLALALAGGVVALVLALRGEPPEPVRVLAHGDIAGLRVYVLSFGAWAPLVSGGLMVLQAVIAPLPASAITYVNGLMFGAWWGGLLSWGSALGAAALCFGLSRILGRPAVGRLVSPRALAWSDAFFARFGPYAVLIGRLSPVVSFDVVSYGAGLTPMSFAGFLTATAVGMVPATLVYSYLGHLGGSSGQALLWTVGTLTLLGVLVLIFQPRFMALLAGRRGARDRRRGGA; this is encoded by the coding sequence GTGAATAGCCGGCGGGGGGTCTTGCTCGCGCTGGCGCTCGCGGGCGGCGTGGTGGCGCTGGTCCTCGCGCTCCGCGGCGAGCCGCCGGAGCCGGTCCGGGTTCTGGCTCACGGCGACATCGCGGGGCTCCGCGTCTACGTGCTCTCCTTCGGCGCCTGGGCGCCCCTGGTCTCCGGGGGGCTGATGGTCCTCCAGGCGGTCATCGCGCCGCTGCCCGCTTCCGCGATCACCTATGTCAACGGGCTGATGTTCGGCGCATGGTGGGGCGGACTGCTCTCGTGGGGGAGTGCGCTTGGCGCCGCCGCCCTCTGTTTCGGTCTGAGTCGCATCCTCGGACGCCCCGCGGTCGGGCGGCTCGTGAGTCCCCGCGCTCTCGCGTGGAGCGACGCGTTCTTCGCCCGCTTCGGCCCGTATGCGGTCCTTATCGGGCGGCTGAGTCCGGTGGTCTCCTTCGACGTGGTCAGCTACGGGGCGGGGCTTACGCCGATGTCGTTCGCCGGCTTCCTGACGGCGACGGCCGTCGGTATGGTGCCGGCCACGCTGGTGTACAGCTATCTCGGCCACCTTGGCGGGTCCTCCGGCCAAGCGCTGTTGTGGACGGTGGGGACGCTGACCCTGCTCGGGGTGCTGGTCCTGATCTTCCAGCCGAGGTTCATGGCCCTTCTTGCGGGCCGGCGGGGGGCGCGGGATCGACGGCGGGGAGGCGCGTGA
- a CDS encoding Coenzyme F420 hydrogenase/dehydrogenase, beta subunit C-terminal domain, translating to MAQRTVEAQRGGPRDLQARVLETGLCTACGACLGHCPYLKTLGERVAFIHPCPLPEGRCFEVCPRAALDPDRLDAQLAGAGPADPLLGPHLALHFARALDPEVKRRGQYGGVTTALTLFALGAGAAEAALLTGGSPTAAPHPVVARDRATALAAAGTKYSACATLAPLAPLLREGSAPLAVVGRPCQVAALRKLEARGEGGHRLALVIGVFCFWALTPPFYRFLASRADLAPATKMDIPKEGGVVFSVNGGAVRIPLDQVRPFIRPACQSCFDPTAEWADLAVGSTEYDPDWNTLVVRTARGQALVDGAVAAGALEVTPYPAERIPILRAAVRGKKIRVLAALEAGRAEAAYLEISPERRAALQPEAEGGA from the coding sequence ATGGCGCAGAGGACTGTGGAGGCGCAGCGGGGAGGACCGCGGGATCTCCAGGCCCGCGTGCTGGAGACCGGCCTCTGCACCGCCTGCGGGGCCTGTCTCGGTCACTGCCCGTATCTGAAGACGCTCGGGGAGCGCGTGGCCTTCATCCACCCCTGCCCGCTCCCGGAGGGGCGCTGCTTCGAGGTCTGCCCCCGCGCCGCGCTGGACCCGGACCGGCTGGACGCGCAGCTGGCCGGCGCGGGGCCGGCCGACCCGCTCCTGGGCCCGCACCTGGCGCTCCACTTCGCCCGCGCGCTCGACCCCGAGGTGAAGCGGCGCGGCCAGTACGGCGGCGTGACGACGGCGCTCACCCTCTTCGCGCTGGGCGCGGGGGCCGCGGAGGCCGCGCTCCTCACCGGCGGCAGCCCCACCGCCGCGCCCCATCCCGTCGTGGCCCGCGACCGCGCGACCGCGCTCGCCGCGGCGGGCACCAAGTACTCCGCCTGCGCGACGCTGGCACCGCTGGCGCCGCTGCTCCGGGAGGGCAGCGCCCCCCTCGCGGTGGTGGGCCGGCCATGCCAGGTCGCCGCGCTCCGCAAGCTCGAGGCGCGCGGGGAGGGCGGCCACCGTCTTGCGCTCGTCATCGGCGTCTTCTGCTTCTGGGCGCTGACGCCGCCCTTCTACCGCTTCCTCGCCTCGCGGGCGGATCTCGCGCCCGCCACGAAGATGGACATCCCCAAGGAGGGCGGCGTGGTCTTCTCCGTGAACGGCGGCGCCGTCCGCATCCCCCTCGACCAGGTGCGCCCGTTCATCCGGCCGGCCTGCCAGTCCTGCTTCGACCCCACCGCCGAGTGGGCGGATCTCGCGGTGGGCTCCACCGAGTACGATCCGGACTGGAACACGCTCGTGGTGCGGACGGCGCGCGGCCAGGCGCTCGTGGACGGGGCGGTGGCGGCCGGCGCGCTCGAGGTCACGCCGTATCCGGCCGAACGGATCCCGATCCTGCGCGCGGCCGTGCGCGGCAAGAAGATCAGAGTGCTCGCGGCGCTCGAGGCCGGACGCGCCGAGGCCGCGTATCTCGAGATCTCCCCCGAGCGCCGCGCCGCGCTCCAGCCCGAGGCGGAGGGCGGAGCATGA
- a CDS encoding redoxin domain-containing protein, with protein MAAFERAQAKLQEAGITVVAASTDPLEKAKETVAEHSLTFPVGYGLPVRDTAAALGAFYEERRGILQSTGFVVKPDKTIVVAQYSSGPIGRLVWQDILGLVQFYTSQAK; from the coding sequence TTGGCTGCTTTCGAGCGGGCCCAGGCCAAGCTCCAGGAGGCGGGGATCACGGTGGTCGCCGCCTCCACGGATCCCCTGGAGAAGGCCAAGGAGACGGTCGCCGAGCACTCGCTCACGTTCCCCGTCGGCTACGGGCTGCCCGTCCGGGACACCGCGGCCGCCCTGGGCGCCTTCTACGAGGAGCGGCGTGGGATTCTCCAGTCCACGGGCTTCGTCGTGAAGCCGGACAAGACCATCGTGGTGGCGCAATACAGCTCGGGCCCGATCGGCCGGCTGGTCTGGCAGGACATCCTGGGGCTCGTGCAATTCTACACGTCGCAGGCAAAGTGA
- a CDS encoding TetR/AcrR family transcriptional regulator, whose amino-acid sequence MATAADLLHARGYASVGVEALCQRAGVKKGSFYHFFRSKHALTLAALDWHWRKTTELVLEPAFRDDLPPIQRLGRFFDLLAKVQAATKKRTGQVRGCPFGNLSGEMSSQDERIRRKLRQIFQAIASYFEGALREAIAAGDLPGIDPAMNAQALVAYMEGILLVATAENDPALITRLGRKAIQLVT is encoded by the coding sequence GTGGCGACTGCCGCCGACCTGCTGCATGCCCGGGGCTACGCGAGCGTGGGCGTCGAGGCACTGTGCCAACGAGCAGGGGTCAAGAAAGGAAGCTTCTACCACTTCTTTCGCTCCAAACATGCGCTCACGCTCGCCGCGCTGGACTGGCACTGGCGGAAGACCACGGAACTGGTGCTGGAACCAGCCTTCCGAGACGATCTGCCTCCGATCCAGCGACTCGGGCGGTTCTTCGATCTGCTCGCCAAGGTGCAGGCGGCGACGAAAAAACGGACCGGGCAGGTCCGGGGTTGCCCGTTCGGGAACCTGTCCGGAGAGATGAGCAGCCAGGATGAACGGATCCGCCGGAAGCTGCGCCAGATCTTTCAAGCGATCGCATCCTACTTCGAGGGAGCGCTCAGAGAGGCAATCGCGGCCGGCGATCTTCCCGGCATCGATCCGGCCATGAACGCCCAGGCGCTCGTGGCGTACATGGAAGGCATCTTACTCGTGGCAACGGCCGAGAACGATCCTGCGCTGATCACGCGCCTCGGGCGGAAGGCGATCCAACTCGTCACGTAA
- a CDS encoding TIGR04283 family arsenosugar biosynthesis glycosyltransferase, translated as MPVSIIIPTLNEEAELPGLLGSLGMLSGRPEILFVDGGSRDGGPALVRQAGYSAVDSPPGRALQMNLGAHVTRGEVLVFLHADSRLPADSLRAIEAAMGDPAVVGGRLDLVYERAEWPYPWIARLGNLRSRLTRIFTGDQTIFVRRAAFDAVGGYPEIPLMEDIELSRRLKRLGRVGCLRAPVVGSTRKWRREGVWRTIGLMWLLRCLYALGVSPASLHRLYYGLDPAKRPPSTPP; from the coding sequence ATGCCGGTCAGCATCATCATTCCCACGCTGAACGAAGAGGCGGAGCTCCCGGGCTTGCTCGGCTCGCTCGGGATGCTGAGCGGTCGGCCCGAGATCCTCTTCGTCGATGGCGGCAGCCGAGACGGGGGGCCCGCTCTCGTGCGCCAGGCAGGCTACTCCGCCGTCGACAGCCCCCCTGGTCGGGCCCTGCAGATGAACCTCGGGGCACACGTGACCCGGGGTGAGGTGCTGGTGTTTCTGCACGCCGATAGCCGCTTGCCAGCCGATAGCCTGCGCGCGATCGAAGCGGCCATGGGCGATCCCGCCGTCGTGGGCGGCCGCCTCGACCTCGTCTACGAGAGAGCGGAATGGCCGTACCCCTGGATCGCTCGGCTCGGCAACCTCCGCTCGCGGCTCACCAGGATCTTCACGGGAGATCAGACGATCTTCGTCCGGCGCGCGGCGTTCGACGCCGTGGGAGGGTATCCGGAGATTCCGCTCATGGAGGACATCGAGCTCTCTCGCCGGCTGAAGCGTCTCGGGCGGGTCGGCTGCCTGCGGGCGCCCGTCGTCGGCTCGACGCGGAAGTGGCGGCGCGAGGGGGTGTGGCGAACGATCGGCCTCATGTGGCTGCTCCGGTGCCTGTACGCGCTGGGCGTGTCGCCGGCGTCTCTTCACCGGCTCTACTACGGCCTCGATCCCGCGAAGCGGCCCCCGTCGACGCCGCCATGA
- a CDS encoding 4Fe-4S binding protein, which yields MSLQALRTAGPGRTVVLSGNEAIARGAMEAGLAYAAAYPGSPSSEVLASLAAMARERGFHAEWSTNEKVAMEGAAAASFAGLRSITIMKADGLNVAMDFLTSLAYSGTRGGMVVVVSDDPGAHSSTKEEDTRYLVRASHLPLVEPATVDEAKEMTRWAFELSEEVGLPVMLRSVTRIAHARGSVDLGALQAPPRTARYDPGARYFTTSALHPLLHQRAESARERFETSPFNSYQGPADARRLVIVTGPGFTYAVEAVELLGVSGEVGVLKLATTWPLPERLLLSHLGHAREVLFLEEIEPFMETEVKALWAQHAASLGAIAFLGKASGHVAGAAGPAIGELTPEIVIQAVSALAGRPFEPRAPEFRRKVEETRLPELPARALAFCAGCPHRASYWAIKAALELDGRDGVVLGDIGCYTLGSMQTGYFTVKTVHAMGSSVGLASGFGKLSGFGFEQPVVAVVGDSTFYHAVVPALVNARYNDSRLLLAVLDNSTTAMTGHQPHPGTGRSATGEPAPPLPIESVARSLGLAVEIQDPLRTEETVESVYRLLQTDGAKVLILRSPCALLPWVKRSRRAMVDPERCIGEACGCARLCNRVFSCPALVWDSARGRARVDEVLCAGCGVCVDLCPREAIRLDAVA from the coding sequence ATGAGCCTTCAGGCCCTCCGCACGGCCGGCCCCGGCCGCACCGTCGTCCTGAGCGGCAACGAGGCCATCGCGCGCGGCGCCATGGAGGCCGGGCTCGCCTACGCGGCGGCCTATCCGGGCTCGCCCTCCTCGGAGGTCCTGGCGAGCCTGGCCGCGATGGCCCGCGAGCGGGGCTTCCACGCCGAGTGGTCCACCAACGAGAAGGTGGCCATGGAGGGCGCGGCCGCCGCCTCGTTCGCCGGGCTCCGCTCCATCACGATCATGAAGGCTGACGGGCTCAACGTCGCCATGGACTTCCTCACCAGCCTCGCCTACTCGGGCACGCGCGGCGGCATGGTCGTGGTGGTGTCGGACGACCCCGGGGCCCACTCGAGCACCAAGGAAGAGGACACCCGCTATCTCGTGCGCGCCAGCCACCTGCCGCTCGTCGAGCCGGCCACGGTAGACGAGGCCAAGGAGATGACGCGCTGGGCCTTCGAGCTGTCGGAGGAGGTGGGCCTGCCCGTGATGCTCCGGAGCGTGACGCGCATCGCGCATGCCCGGGGCAGCGTGGATCTGGGCGCGCTCCAGGCCCCGCCGCGGACGGCGCGCTACGATCCCGGCGCCCGCTACTTCACCACGAGCGCGCTTCACCCGCTGCTCCACCAGCGCGCCGAGAGCGCCCGCGAGCGCTTCGAGACCTCGCCCTTCAACAGCTATCAGGGCCCTGCCGACGCGCGCCGGCTCGTGATCGTGACGGGGCCGGGCTTCACGTACGCCGTCGAGGCCGTGGAGCTCCTGGGCGTCTCGGGTGAGGTCGGGGTGCTCAAGCTCGCGACGACGTGGCCCTTGCCCGAGCGGTTGCTCCTCTCTCATCTCGGGCACGCCCGCGAGGTGCTCTTCCTCGAGGAGATCGAGCCCTTCATGGAGACCGAGGTGAAGGCGCTCTGGGCGCAGCACGCCGCCTCCCTCGGCGCCATCGCCTTCCTGGGCAAGGCCTCGGGGCATGTGGCCGGCGCCGCGGGCCCGGCCATCGGCGAGCTGACGCCCGAGATCGTGATTCAAGCCGTCTCGGCGCTGGCGGGGCGCCCCTTCGAGCCCCGGGCGCCGGAGTTCCGCCGGAAGGTCGAGGAGACACGGCTGCCCGAGCTGCCGGCGCGCGCGCTGGCCTTCTGCGCGGGCTGCCCGCACCGCGCCTCGTACTGGGCCATCAAGGCCGCGCTGGAGCTCGACGGCCGCGACGGCGTGGTCCTCGGCGACATCGGCTGCTACACGCTTGGCTCCATGCAGACGGGGTACTTCACCGTCAAGACCGTGCACGCCATGGGCTCGTCGGTGGGGCTCGCCTCCGGCTTCGGAAAGCTGAGCGGCTTCGGCTTCGAGCAGCCGGTGGTGGCCGTGGTGGGCGACTCGACCTTCTATCACGCGGTGGTGCCGGCCCTCGTCAACGCCCGTTACAACGACTCCCGCCTGCTCCTCGCGGTGCTGGACAACTCGACGACGGCGATGACCGGGCATCAGCCGCATCCGGGGACAGGCCGGTCGGCCACGGGCGAGCCGGCGCCGCCGCTGCCCATCGAGAGCGTGGCCCGGTCGCTGGGGCTCGCGGTGGAGATCCAGGATCCGCTCCGGACCGAGGAGACCGTCGAGAGCGTCTACCGCCTGCTCCAGACCGACGGGGCGAAGGTCCTGATCCTCCGCAGCCCCTGCGCGCTCCTGCCCTGGGTGAAGCGGAGCCGCCGCGCCATGGTGGATCCCGAACGGTGCATCGGCGAGGCCTGCGGCTGCGCCCGACTCTGCAACCGCGTCTTCTCCTGCCCCGCGCTGGTCTGGGACAGCGCGCGCGGGCGGGCGCGCGTGGACGAGGTCCTCTGCGCCGGCTGCGGCGTCTGCGTGGATCTCTGCCCGCGCGAGGCCATCCGGCTCGACGCCGTCGCCTGA
- a CDS encoding haloacid dehalogenase type II — translation MGTRVRGYVFDAYGTLFDVHSVVDAAREVTDDPVALSATWRQKQLEYTWLRALMGRYEDFWAVTESALRYAIRRLRLTTSEAQICRLIEAYLSLACFPEVKAALERLEGRPRAILSNGSPRMLAAAVASSGLGHCLEHIISVDQVKTYKPSPRVYALGPETLSIPASALLFVSSNAWDVVGAKAFGYRVAWCNRLSAPAEELGVAADAVVSSLDQLED, via the coding sequence ATGGGAACGCGCGTCCGGGGGTACGTGTTCGACGCCTACGGGACCCTGTTCGACGTCCATTCGGTGGTCGATGCGGCACGAGAGGTGACGGACGACCCGGTGGCTCTGTCGGCAACCTGGCGCCAGAAGCAACTCGAATACACCTGGCTCCGGGCGCTCATGGGCCGCTACGAGGACTTCTGGGCCGTCACCGAGTCCGCCCTCCGGTACGCGATCCGCCGCCTTCGCCTCACCACGAGCGAAGCGCAGATCTGCCGGCTCATCGAGGCGTATCTGAGCCTGGCGTGCTTCCCCGAAGTCAAGGCCGCACTGGAGCGTCTCGAGGGCCGGCCGCGCGCGATCCTCTCCAACGGGTCGCCGAGGATGCTCGCGGCGGCCGTCGCGTCGAGCGGGCTCGGCCATTGCCTGGAGCACATCATCTCGGTCGACCAGGTTAAGACCTACAAGCCGTCGCCGCGAGTCTACGCGCTCGGGCCTGAGACGTTGAGCATTCCGGCGAGCGCGCTCTTGTTCGTGTCTTCCAACGCCTGGGACGTCGTCGGTGCGAAAGCGTTCGGCTACCGAGTGGCCTGGTGTAATCGGCTGAGCGCACCAGCGGAAGAACTCGGTGTGGCCGCCGATGCCGTCGTCAGCAGCCTCGACCAACTCGAGGACTAG
- a CDS encoding MaoC family dehydratase gives MAHVGQELGQSEWLTVTQEMIDRFAEATGDHQWIHVDVERARREMPGGKTIAHGYLTLSLIPRLRPQLIEVTGRRRGINYGCNKVRFPAPVPSGSRVRLRGKLLAAEPTADGAVRMILELTMEVEGTARPAMVAETISLVYG, from the coding sequence ATCGCGCATGTGGGGCAGGAGCTGGGCCAGTCGGAGTGGCTCACCGTGACCCAGGAGATGATCGACCGCTTCGCCGAGGCCACGGGCGACCACCAGTGGATCCACGTGGACGTGGAGCGGGCCAGGCGGGAGATGCCCGGGGGCAAGACCATCGCCCACGGCTACCTCACGCTCTCGCTGATCCCGCGCCTCCGGCCCCAGCTGATCGAGGTGACGGGGAGGCGCCGGGGCATCAACTACGGCTGCAACAAGGTGCGCTTCCCGGCCCCGGTGCCCTCGGGCTCGCGCGTGCGGCTGCGCGGCAAGCTCCTGGCGGCCGAGCCGACGGCCGACGGCGCGGTGCGGATGATCCTCGAGTTGACGATGGAGGTGGAGGGCACCGCCCGCCCGGCCATGGTGGCCGAGACGATCTCGCTCGTCTACGGCTGA
- a CDS encoding carboxymuconolactone decarboxylase family protein encodes MAYVAGVTHALNAVADGLRLPLEFSPSARQPVLPLPDPADASPELKMVFDDIVGFYAVDRPPAVFRWMGRDVGFLQGYWAATREAFADRALDRRMKEVLALAASMTGKSDYGVDFHLREARRLGLSDRALTEAIEVVQLFNTVTKIADTLQLQPDFDPRSTG; translated from the coding sequence GTGGCCTACGTGGCCGGCGTGACCCACGCGCTCAACGCGGTCGCCGATGGCCTCCGCCTCCCGCTGGAGTTCTCTCCGTCGGCACGGCAGCCAGTTCTCCCGCTCCCCGATCCAGCCGACGCCTCTCCCGAGCTCAAGATGGTGTTCGATGACATCGTCGGCTTCTATGCCGTGGATCGACCCCCGGCGGTGTTCCGGTGGATGGGGCGCGACGTCGGATTCCTCCAGGGGTACTGGGCCGCGACGCGGGAGGCCTTCGCGGACCGGGCCCTCGACCGTCGCATGAAGGAGGTCCTCGCGCTGGCGGCCTCGATGACCGGCAAGTCGGACTATGGTGTCGACTTTCACCTTCGTGAAGCGCGTCGGCTTGGGCTGTCTGACCGCGCGCTGACCGAAGCCATCGAGGTCGTTCAGCTCTTCAATACGGTGACCAAGATCGCTGATACCCTCCAGCTCCAGCCGGACTTCGATCCGCGGTCGACCGGGTAG
- a CDS encoding ferredoxin family protein — translation MRIDPRKCVACGNCVAVCPMGAIAIDPVSHRAVVDADECVECYSCYRGMSREHLPPAVVRAIRGIARLARFRFDPEPDVCPTGAFTETELSWPRTLRRAFSDPVVPHESTGLAGRGTEEVKTNDVTGRVRRGEAGFTVEFGRPGIGARFRDIDRVTRALAAAGARFEQANPVTSLMSDPAAGRIREDILGEKVLSAIVELKTPMASVPEILRALRAVAGGVETVICLGVSARCDAGGDTELAEVLRAEGFAFWRGKTNLGLGRPLWGDAA, via the coding sequence ATGCGGATCGACCCCCGGAAATGCGTGGCCTGCGGCAACTGCGTGGCGGTGTGCCCCATGGGCGCCATCGCCATCGACCCCGTGAGCCATCGGGCCGTCGTGGACGCGGACGAGTGCGTGGAGTGCTACAGCTGCTATCGCGGGATGTCGCGGGAGCATCTTCCCCCCGCCGTGGTGCGCGCCATCAGGGGCATCGCGCGCCTCGCCCGCTTCCGCTTCGACCCGGAGCCCGACGTCTGCCCCACGGGCGCCTTCACCGAGACGGAGCTCTCCTGGCCGCGCACGCTCCGCCGGGCCTTCTCGGACCCTGTCGTCCCCCACGAGTCCACGGGCCTCGCCGGCCGCGGCACCGAGGAGGTCAAGACCAACGACGTCACCGGCCGCGTGAGGCGCGGCGAGGCGGGCTTCACGGTGGAGTTCGGGCGGCCGGGCATCGGCGCGCGCTTCCGGGACATCGACCGCGTGACGCGCGCGCTGGCTGCCGCCGGGGCCCGTTTCGAGCAGGCCAATCCGGTCACCTCCCTGATGAGCGACCCCGCCGCCGGGCGGATCCGGGAGGACATCCTCGGCGAGAAGGTACTCTCGGCCATCGTGGAGCTGAAGACGCCGATGGCCAGCGTGCCGGAGATCCTGCGCGCTCTCCGCGCGGTCGCCGGCGGGGTGGAGACCGTGATCTGTCTCGGTGTTTCCGCGCGCTGCGACGCCGGCGGCGACACGGAGCTGGCCGAGGTGCTGCGGGCCGAGGGCTTCGCCTTCTGGCGCGGGAAGACCAATCTCGGCCTCGGGCGCCCGCTCTGGGGGGATGCGGCATGA
- a CDS encoding indolepyruvate oxidoreductase subunit beta yields the protein MSALRSINVVIAGVGGQGNVVASELLASALSGHGYRVSVGETFGASQRGGSVMSHVRAARDATPGPLVPKGLVDVIVAFEPLEALRILADYGRETTRVLVNPRPVYPLAVQVGEARYPEPAELLAALRRLAAEVLVVESTELARQAGDMRAQNLALLGALAGSGWLPVEAETLEALLAERFLDEVLRLNRAAFRLGLEAARALVAPR from the coding sequence ATGAGCGCGCTCCGGTCGATCAACGTCGTCATCGCCGGCGTCGGGGGCCAGGGCAATGTCGTGGCCTCGGAGCTCCTGGCCTCGGCGCTGTCGGGCCACGGCTATCGCGTCAGCGTCGGCGAGACCTTCGGGGCCTCGCAGCGGGGCGGCTCGGTGATGAGCCACGTGCGCGCGGCCCGGGACGCCACGCCGGGGCCGCTGGTCCCGAAGGGGCTGGTGGACGTCATCGTCGCCTTCGAGCCGCTCGAGGCGCTCCGGATCCTCGCCGACTACGGCCGGGAGACGACGCGCGTGCTGGTCAACCCGCGTCCCGTCTACCCGCTGGCGGTCCAGGTCGGCGAGGCGAGGTACCCGGAGCCGGCCGAGCTCCTCGCCGCCCTCCGCCGGCTCGCCGCGGAGGTGCTCGTCGTCGAGAGCACCGAGCTGGCCCGCCAGGCGGGAGACATGCGGGCCCAGAACCTGGCCCTCCTCGGGGCGCTGGCCGGCTCGGGCTGGCTCCCGGTGGAGGCCGAGACCCTCGAGGCGCTCCTCGCCGAGCGCTTCCTCGACGAGGTCCTCCGCCTCAACCGTGCCGCCTTCCGCCTGGGCCTCGAAGCCGCGCGCGCCCTCGTCGCCCCCCGCTGA